From a region of the Zingiber officinale cultivar Zhangliang chromosome 4B, Zo_v1.1, whole genome shotgun sequence genome:
- the LOC121977883 gene encoding cationic peroxidase 1-like, whose translation MPSQIPLLLLFMISPLLLAAPPPVSAQLSPEFYETSCPDALSIIGASVRAAVAGDPRVAASLLRLHFHDCFSDREQGCDASVLLDDVAGSFTGEKTAFPNRDSLRGFEVVDVIKASLEVACPLVVSCADILAVAARDAVAALGGPLWTVQLGRRDSTSASLSSTNSDLPSPFSDLNTLISAFAKKGLSIIDMIALSGSHTIGQARCTVFRTRIYSDNNVNSSFASLLRSKCSIFGKDNDLSPLDMSTPTVFDNGYYKNLLSKRGLLHSDQQLYLNESGLVSSRVSLYAKNSTKFFRDFASAMVKMGNIGPLIGENGEIRTNCRKIN comes from the exons ATGCCTTCTCAAATCCCTTTGCTCCTCCTCTTCATGATCTCGCCGCTGCTACTGGCGGCGCCTCCACCAGTTTCAGCTCAGCTATCACCGGAATTCTACGAGACCAGCTGCCCCGACGCACTGTCCATCATCGGCGCCTCCGTGAGAGCCGCCGTGGCCGGCGATCCTCGCGTCGCCGCTTCCCTGCTCCGGCTTCACTTCCACGACTGCTTC TCCGATCGTGAACAGGGTTGTGATGCGTCGGTGTTGCTGGACGACGTCGCCGGGAGTTTCACCGGCGAGAAGACAGCGTTCCCCAACCGCGATTCGCTGAGGGGATTTGAGGTCGTCGACGTCATCAAAGCGAGTCTCGAGGTCGCCTGCCCGCTTGTCGTCTCCTGCGCCGACATTCTCGCCGTCGCCGCCCGCGACGCCGTCGCAGCC ttAGGTGGCCCTTTGTGGACGGTTCAACTAGGGAGGAGAGACTCCACCTCAGCGAGCTTAAGCTCCACCAACTCCGATCTCCCGAGTCCATTTTCAGATCTTAACACCCTCATCTCTGCGTTTGCTAAGAAGGGGCTCAGTATCATTGACATGATTGCTCTTTCCG GCTCTCATACAATAGGCCAAGCGCGATGCACCGTGTTCCGAACACGAATCTATAGCGACAACAATGTAAACTCATCTTTTGCTTCACTATTGCGATCAAAGTGCTCAATATTCGGCAAGGACAACGACTTATCTCCGCTCGACATGTCGACGCCAACGGTTTTTGACAATGGCTACTACAAAAATCTATTGAGCAAGAGGGGGCTCCTCCACTCGGACCAACAACTCTACCTCAATGAATCAGGTTTAGTCAGCTCTCGAGTTAGTTTATATGCCAAAAATTCTACCAAATTCTTCAGGGATTTCGCTAGCGCAATGGTAAAGATGGGCAACATCGGTCCTCTCATAGGCGAAAACGGTGAAATAAGGACTAACTGCAGAAAGATCAACTGA